One Thiocapsa sp. genomic window, GCGGTGCTCAGCCACAACCGCCCCGCCTTCTACATGGTGACACCCAAGTTGTTCCAGTTGCTCGTCGAGGAACTGGCCGACCACGACTTGGTGGAGATTGCCCGGGAGCGCTTGACGCGCAGGCACACGGCCATTGATGTCGAGATCGACCAGATCTGAAGCCGTTGTGACTTACCGACTTCAGTTCTTACCAGAGGCGCTCGAGGAGTGGCAAACGCTTGATGGAAGCGTCAAGACCTTGCTGCGCAAGGCCCTCAAAAAACGGCTGGAGCAACCACGTGTGCCAGGTTCAGAACTTCACGCAGAGCTACGCGACTGTTACAAGATCAAACTGCGCAAGATCGGTTAC contains:
- a CDS encoding type II toxin-antitoxin system prevent-host-death family antitoxin, with the translated sequence MDTIYADQTISMSEFKKNPAQVLRTAGDKPVAVLSHNRPAFYMVTPKLFQLLVEELADHDLVEIARERLTRRHTAIDVEIDQI